The Rheinheimera mangrovi genome contains the following window.
CCTGACCTATCAGGATAAAACCACTGTTGCCAATGACTTATCCGAGCAAATCAACAGTGCGCAAAGCACCAGCAACGACAGCTTAAATTTATTTGAGCGCCGCCCTGCTTCAGGTTACAGCCTGATTTTGCAAGATGAACAAGCTGTAGTCACAGTTACAGGCAATAAAGCCAAAAGTGCCGACCACAGCCTGAATTTAGCCGCAGTGAACTGGCAAAAACAGGAAGACGCTTTACTGCTAGACTGGGCTGCCAATTCTAAAGCCAAACTGGTACTGCAAGCCGCTGTGCCACTGGATGCCAGCGGTTATGGTCAATTGGTGGTGGATATGAAATGGAATGCCGCACCTACAGCAGCAGTCACTTTAGCTCAGTCTTGTGGTTCTGGTTGTGGTGGTACTTTGAATTTGGCTGAACTCATCGGTAGCAAAGCTGCAGGCCAATGGCATAAAGTGGTGATTGATTTAAGTTGTTTTGCCGCAAAAGGCGCAGCACTGAATCACTTACAGCAACCTTTTGTGTTGCATAGCGAAGCCGCTTACCAGTTAAGTATTTCGAATATCCGTTTAACACCAGCTACAGCAACAGCCGATCTGAGTTGTCCTGCAGCCTAATAATTTTTTAACCTAATCTGATAACAACTAAGGCCGTCAACAGGCGGCCTTATGGGGAATAGAATGCAAAGTGTTCAAAGCGCCGAAGTGCAAAGCTCCGGCACACCAATCAGCAGCTGGGCTTTACCTGCTCTTACATTTTTATTTTTTATCTGGGGTTTTATTACCTGTCTGAATGACATTTTAATCCCACATTTAAAAGCCGTGTTCGACCTGACTTACACTCAGGCTATGTTGATCCAATTCTGCTTTTTTGGCGCTTATTTTGTGGTGTCTTTACCTGCAGGTGCGCTGATCAATAAGCTGGGTTATCAAAAAGGTATAGTGATAGGTTTAGCTATTGCAGGCTTTGGCACGCTGAACTTTATTCCAGCGGCCAGCTTTCATAGTTATGGCTGGTTTTTAGCCGCATTATTTGTGCTGGCCTCCGGAATTACCATTTTGCAGGTTGCAGCCAACCCTTATGTCACTGTGCTGGGTAATCCAAAAACAGCCTCCAGTCGCCTGACTATGACCCAGGCTTTTAACTCTTTGGGTACCACAGTAGCTCCGCTGATTGGTGCAGCATTAATCCTGAGTCAGCTCGACAGCACCGAAGGTGCAGATGCAGTGCAGCTGCCTTATCTGGTTCTGACCATTGCCTTATTCGCTGTAGCTTTTATCTTTTCACGTCTGAACTTACCTGTTGTTGAAAACACCACAGCAGCGGAAAAAATTTCTTTTAAAGCTTTAATGCCATATACCCACTTATGGTTAGGTGCTTTAGGTATTTTTATGTATGTGGGTGCAGAAGTGGCGATAGGTTCAGTGATGGTCAACTTTATTGCATTACCTGAAATCACAGGTTTGGCAGAAGCCGAAGCGGCACACTATGTCGCCTGGTATTGGGGTGGAGCTATGGTCGGCCGTTTTGTTGGGGCTTTGCTGATGCAACGTATCAACGCTGGTTTATTGCTGGCCATTCACGCTGCAGCGGCCATGTTATTGCTGGTACTGGTCATCACAGGTCAGGGTCAACTGGCGTTATTTGCACTACTGCTCGTTGGTATCGCTAACTCCATTATGTTCCCGACTATTTTTAGTCTCGCTTTACATGGCTTAGGCAAATACACCAGTCAAGGCGCAGGTTTATTGTGTTTGGCCATAGTAGGCGGAGCTTTAGTGCCTGTAGCTCAGGGCATGCTGGCCGACTCTTTTGGCCTGGCTTTATCTTTTGTGTTGCCGGTATTTTGTTATATCTACATCTGCTACTTCGGTTTACGTAGTCGCAAAGTGACGAGTTAAGGCGAAAGCCGGGGCAAGGTTTAGTTTTCCCGGTTGGCCTTGCTCATTTTATTCGCGCCATCCGTGGCGCTCGACCGGCCAGTGGACAGAGCCACCGGCGCTCATCCGGACATTGCCAAACTGTTGGCAATGTTTCATCCGGCTTCGCCCTGACGGGCCAGCTAAAGCTGTTCAAAAACATTCCTGGTACTGGATGAGTATTCATCCCTTAAGGCTGAGTTAAACCTCAGCCTTTTTTTCAGCGGCAGCGCCCGATACCAACAGCTCTACAGATCTGGAGCTGCGGAATTTACTTAACGCCAGGTACACAGCCGGAGTACTGTAGAGGGTCAACAACTGACTGACCAGCAAACCACCTACTATGGTAATACCCAAAGGCTGGCGCAGCTCTGAACCTTCACCCATACCAAACAGCAATGGCACTGCACCTAATAAAGCCGCGAAGTTGGTCATTAAAATAGGACGCAACCGTTGTGCTGCCGCCAAAGCCACTGCGTCTTTTGGCGATAAGCCCAGCTCCCGCTCGGCATGCAAGGCAAAGTCGACCAGCAGGATAGCGTTTTTCATCACTATACCTATCAGCAAAAACAGCCCCAGCAAAGCTATCAGGTTAA
Protein-coding sequences here:
- a CDS encoding sugar MFS transporter, with protein sequence MQSVQSAEVQSSGTPISSWALPALTFLFFIWGFITCLNDILIPHLKAVFDLTYTQAMLIQFCFFGAYFVVSLPAGALINKLGYQKGIVIGLAIAGFGTLNFIPAASFHSYGWFLAALFVLASGITILQVAANPYVTVLGNPKTASSRLTMTQAFNSLGTTVAPLIGAALILSQLDSTEGADAVQLPYLVLTIALFAVAFIFSRLNLPVVENTTAAEKISFKALMPYTHLWLGALGIFMYVGAEVAIGSVMVNFIALPEITGLAEAEAAHYVAWYWGGAMVGRFVGALLMQRINAGLLLAIHAAAAMLLLVLVITGQGQLALFALLLVGIANSIMFPTIFSLALHGLGKYTSQGAGLLCLAIVGGALVPVAQGMLADSFGLALSFVLPVFCYIYICYFGLRSRKVTS